In a single window of the Candidatus Tisiphia endosymbiont of Nemotelus nigrinus genome:
- a CDS encoding GNAT family N-acetyltransferase yields MDNILTNFKLALAKNNGSFFAHDIICNNELVRLRPLNADDMSTFAKFTSDYAVWKYFAVKMSQVQDISDYVDDAIQQRKLGLRYHFVIEEQKTGKIVGSTAFGNYSPKDRRIEIGWSWIETLFQGSGINKNAKFLLLHFAFDYLNMERVEFKTDALNVRAKGGLVKIGATEEGVLRSHTLMPDDRRRDTVYYSILKDEWDTKLRLQNFYDCSDCMYSVKISKVT; encoded by the coding sequence ATGGACAATATACTTACTAATTTTAAGTTAGCGTTAGCTAAGAATAATGGTAGCTTTTTTGCCCATGACATTATTTGCAATAATGAGTTAGTAAGATTAAGGCCATTAAACGCAGATGATATGTCTACATTTGCTAAGTTCACTTCTGATTACGCAGTCTGGAAATATTTCGCTGTCAAAATGAGTCAAGTACAAGATATAAGCGACTACGTTGATGACGCCATACAACAAAGAAAGTTGGGTTTGCGATATCATTTTGTTATTGAAGAGCAGAAAACAGGAAAAATTGTTGGATCAACAGCTTTTGGCAATTATTCCCCAAAAGACCGCAGGATAGAAATAGGTTGGAGTTGGATAGAAACATTGTTTCAAGGGAGTGGTATTAATAAAAATGCAAAGTTTCTTTTATTGCATTTTGCTTTTGATTACCTGAATATGGAAAGGGTGGAGTTTAAAACAGATGCACTTAATGTAAGAGCTAAAGGTGGGCTTGTTAAAATTGGTGCAACTGAAGAAGGAGTGTTACGAAGCCACACGCTCATGCCTGATGACAGACGTCGAGATACAGTATACTATAGTATACTTAAAGATGAGTGGGATACAAAATTACGGTTACAAAACTTTTATGATTGCTCTGATTGCATGTACTCTGTAAAGATTTCTAAAGTGACCTAA
- a CDS encoding succinate dehydrogenase iron-sulfur subunit, giving the protein MAELRLPPNSKVHKGIVHKYSGEADKLRNIRIYRYNPDSDENPRIDIYELDIGKTGPMVLDALIKIKNEIDATLTFRRSCREGICGSCAMNIDGTNTLACIKPIEEICGDIKIYPLPHMKVVKDLVPDMSHFYAQYESIEPWLKTDTPPPSNSERLQSLKDREKLDGLYECILCACCSTSCPSYWWNGDKYLGPAILLQAYRWIADSRDEYTGERLDDLEDPFKLYRCHTIMNCTKTCPKGLNPAKAIAEIKNQIIQRHGV; this is encoded by the coding sequence ATGGCAGAACTCAGATTACCACCTAATTCTAAAGTCCATAAAGGGATAGTACATAAATATTCTGGGGAAGCCGATAAATTACGTAACATTAGAATTTATAGATATAACCCAGATTCTGATGAAAATCCTAGAATTGATATTTATGAGTTGGATATAGGCAAGACAGGCCCAATGGTTCTAGATGCCTTAATTAAAATAAAAAATGAAATAGATGCTACTTTGACTTTCAGACGTTCTTGTCGTGAGGGGATTTGTGGTAGTTGTGCAATGAATATAGATGGAACTAATACACTTGCCTGCATTAAGCCTATTGAAGAAATTTGTGGTGATATTAAGATATATCCCCTACCACATATGAAGGTAGTAAAAGATTTAGTACCTGATATGTCGCATTTTTATGCTCAATATGAATCGATAGAACCTTGGCTAAAAACTGATACTCCTCCTCCTTCCAATAGTGAAAGATTGCAGTCCCTTAAGGATAGAGAGAAATTAGATGGGCTGTATGAATGCATATTATGTGCGTGTTGTTCCACCTCTTGTCCTAGCTATTGGTGGAATGGTGATAAATATTTAGGACCTGCGATTTTACTACAAGCTTATCGGTGGATTGCTGATTCTAGGGATGAATATACTGGAGAGCGTTTGGATGATTTGGAAGATCCGTTTAAACTATATCGTTGTCATACAATTATGAACTGTACCAAAACTTGCCCGAAAGGTTTAAATCCAGCTAAAGCTATTGCAGAGATAAAAAATCAAATAATACAACGCCATGGAGTGTAA